A region from the Lolium perenne isolate Kyuss_39 chromosome 4, Kyuss_2.0, whole genome shotgun sequence genome encodes:
- the LOC127295837 gene encoding asparagine synthetase [glutamine-hydrolyzing] 1 codes for MCGILAVLGCADWSQAQRARVLACSRRLKHRGPDWSGLYQCEGNFLAQQRLAVVSPLSGDQPLYNQDKTVVVVANGEIYNHKKIRKQFAAKHTFTTGSDCEVIIPLYEEYGENFVNMLDGVFAFVLYDTRNNTYMAARDAIGVNPLYIGWGSDGAVWIASEMKALHDDCPKFELFPPGHLYSSAGGGFRRWYNPGWFAELVPATPYQPLVLREAFEKAVIKRLMTDVPFGVLLSGGLDSSLVASVTKRHLIETEAAKKFGTELHSFVVGLENSPDLKAAREVADFLGTIHHEFHFTVQDGIDAIEEVIYHNETYDVTTIRASTPMFLMARKIKALGVKMVLSGEGSDELLGGYLYFHFAPNKEEFHKETCRKVKALHQYDCLRANKATSAWGLEVRVPFLDKEFIEVAMSMDPEWKLYDPDQDRIEKWVMRKAFDDEEEPYLPKHILYRQKEQFSDGVGYSWIDGLKAFTEQQVTDGMMKNAVEVFPYNTPINKEAYYYRMIFERLYPQESARETVPWGPSIACSTPAAIEWVAQWKASNDPSGRLIASHNSATPAHAGAGAHANGNGKVQNGNGKVQNGNGHVNGNGKVTANGKANGTLE; via the exons ATGTGTGGCATTCTGGCTGTCCTCGGCTGCGCCGACTGGTCGCAGGCCCAGCGGGCTCGCGTCCTCGCCTGCTCCCGTAG GCTGAAGCACCGTGGACCCGACTGGTCCGGGCTGTACCAGTGCGAGGGCAACTTCCTGGCGCAGCAGCGCCTCGCCGTCGTATCCCCGCTCTCCGGCGACCAGCCACTCTACAACCAGGACAAGACCGTCGTCGTCGTG GCCAATGGAGAAATCTACAACCACAAGAAGATCCGCAAGCAGTTCGCCGCGAAGCACACCTTCACCACCGGCAGCGACTGCGAGGTCATCATCCCTCTG TATGAGGAGTACGGCGAGAACTTCGTCAACATGCTGGACGGCGTCTTCGCCTTCGTTCTCTACGACACCCGCAACAACACCTACATGGCCGCCCGCGATGCCATCGGCGTCAACCCCCTCTACATCGGCTGGGGCAGCGACG GCGCCGTCTGGATTGCGTCCGAGATGAAGGCGCTCCACGACGACTGCCCCAAGTTCGAGCTCTTCCCACCAGGGCACCTGTActcgagcgccggcggcgggtTCCGGCGGTGGTACAACCCGGGATGGTTCGCAGAGCTCGTCCCGGCAACGCCTTACCAGCCCCTCGTGCTCAGAGAGGCGTTCGAGAAG GCTGTCATCAAGAGGCTGATGACCGATGTGCCCTTCGGCGTCctcctctccggcggcctcgactCGTCGCTGGTCGCCTCCGTGACCAAGCGCCATCTCATTGAAACTGAAGCCGCCAAGAAGTTCGGAACCGAGCTCCATTCCTTCGTCGTTGGCCTAGAG AACTCGCCTGATCTCAAGGCCGCTAGGGAGGTTGCTGACTTTCTTGGAACCATCCATCACGAGTTCCATTTCACTGTCCAG GATGGTATCGACGCCATCGAGGAGGTGATCTACCACAACGAGACTTACGACGTGACGACAATACGCGCGAGCACGCCCATGTTCCTGATGGCGCGCAAGATCAAGGCGCTCGGGGTGAAGATGGTGCTGTCCGGCGAAGGCTCCGACGAGCTCCTCGGCGGCTACCTCTACTTCCACTTCGCACCCAACAAGGAGGAGTTCCACAAGGAGACCTGCCGCAAGGTGAAAGCACTCCATCAGTATGACTGCTTGCGCGCCAACAAGGCCACGTCGGCTTGGGGACTGGAAGTCCGTGTGCCTTTCCTCGACAAGGAGTTCATTGAGGTCGCCATGAGCATGGACCCCGAATGGAAACTG TACGACCCTGATCAGGATCGCATCGAGAAGTGGGTGATGAGGAAGGCcttcgacgacgaggaggagcctTACCTACCGAAG CATATTCTCTACAGGCAGAAGGAGCAGTTCAGTGACGGTGTTGGCTACAGTTGGATCGATGGCCTCAAGGCTTTCACTGAACAGCAG GTGACTGATGGGATGATGAAGAACGCTGTAGAAGTGTTCCCATACAACACGCCCATCAACAAGGAGGCGTACTACTACAGGATGATATTCGAGAGGCTCTACCCTCAG GAGTCGGCGAGGGAGACGGTGCCATGGGGACCCAGTATCGCGTGCAGCACGCCGGCGGCCATCGAATGGGTGGCGCAGTGGAAGGCCTCCAACGACCCCTCCGGCCGGCTGATCGCCTCCCACAACTCTGCTACCCCTGCTCACGCCGGCGCTGGCGCCCACGCCAACGGCAACGGGAAGGTACAGAACGGCAACGGGAAGGTACAGAACGGGAATGGACACGTGAACGGCAACGGCAAAGTCACGGCGAACGGGAAAGCCAACGGAACTCTGGAATAA